From Deltaproteobacteria bacterium, one genomic window encodes:
- the smc gene encoding chromosome segregation protein SMC, with translation MKIKKLTIHGFKSFVDKVTLQFPSGTSGIIGPNGCGKSNIVDAIRWVLGEQNARHLRGKQMEDIIFNGSESRKPLGMAEVVLTFSNEEGLAPAHFANFSEIEISRRLYRSGESEYYINRVQSRLRDIVDLFTDTGIGTRAYSIIEQGQVGWLISAKPEDRRTVFEEAAGINKFKHKKDAALRRLESTRENLTRVSDIISEVKRQLNSLNRQAKKAERYKALREELKELELLLSSIEHSRMKAELADLVKRLEAVKDEEVSLGALSTAKEEQAEELKVEFLGVEGEYKDIRERSFGLERSIQDEERKSALAGMRVEELKRAEERLSTEISELSSARDAAAAEIEALSASLSALGSEIEAESGLLAGHSSSLESISAELRGKEGARSGLKAESLKLSTRLTEIRHAIQNCLREEEDLRAREARSRKELENVSIELASKEGPLGALKARIAEAESGKGAIEAEIGAIRSRLESLESERAAKSNEAQRARDEYSKASATLATLEEMERNFESVKGGAKAIMQRADRSGVYGLIADCIETSPGYEKAVEAVLADKLQYVLVESAKEGIEAIEYLRSKGAGRGSFVPVRDARPMASPVPAEGWGAPNIRALGSEMKIKNGYEEIVNYLLGDVFLADTLEDALSAWRESGGFRAFVTPEGDMIDAQGVITGGGAISDGGILQRRNETRKVRARAGELEKAIAALEEALRSVQESIQSEGARLESLRERLHAADIEKVNLLSELKREESELERLGRLRGTLLAEASQAAERLLRISERKASLSSELEGIERELAEKERSISALSDEIAALAARKEELSNIVTEARVRLASSRERLEAQKRALAEKERAVNDTGLRIQSRQSDIEKGRAESEEKKEELALIKERLEGLLLKVDEIKKEETEKAEALEAITSQIKTAEHELKEVKARYSELGELKGELTIEIREKELAISNLIERMREKYSSAVGEFRPAEGEAIPSVEELEEKRSEMREKITSLGEVSLSALEEYNDLERRHQFLLDQQADLTKSVESLHTAIQRINRTTRERFKTTFDEINAKFQETFPRFFSGGRAELRLTDESDILEAGVEIVAQPPGKRLQNITLLSGGEKALTATALIFAIFLIKPSPFCLLDEVDAPLDDANIDRFNLFVRDMSKISQFLLITHNKKTMEMADSLYGITMQEPGVSKVITLKF, from the coding sequence ATGAAAATAAAAAAACTCACTATCCACGGATTCAAATCCTTCGTAGATAAGGTCACTCTCCAGTTCCCTTCAGGCACTTCCGGCATAATAGGCCCCAACGGCTGCGGAAAGAGCAACATAGTGGACGCCATCAGGTGGGTCCTGGGTGAGCAGAACGCCAGGCATCTTCGCGGCAAGCAGATGGAGGACATTATATTCAACGGCTCGGAGTCCAGAAAGCCCCTGGGCATGGCCGAGGTCGTCCTGACCTTTTCGAATGAGGAAGGGCTCGCGCCGGCGCACTTCGCGAATTTCTCCGAGATAGAGATATCGCGCCGCCTTTACAGGTCGGGCGAGAGTGAATACTACATAAACAGGGTCCAGTCCAGGCTCAGGGACATAGTCGACCTCTTTACCGATACCGGGATCGGGACGCGCGCATACTCCATAATCGAGCAGGGGCAGGTGGGCTGGCTCATAAGCGCAAAGCCCGAGGACAGAAGGACCGTCTTCGAGGAAGCCGCGGGCATAAACAAGTTTAAGCACAAAAAGGACGCGGCTCTACGGAGGCTCGAGTCAACGAGGGAGAACCTCACCAGGGTAAGCGACATCATAAGCGAGGTAAAGCGCCAGCTCAATTCGCTAAACAGGCAGGCCAAGAAGGCCGAGAGGTATAAGGCGCTCCGGGAGGAGCTCAAGGAACTGGAACTTCTTCTTTCGTCGATAGAGCACTCGAGGATGAAAGCGGAGCTTGCCGACCTCGTCAAGCGGCTTGAGGCCGTAAAGGACGAGGAGGTCTCGCTCGGTGCGCTCTCAACAGCGAAGGAGGAGCAGGCAGAGGAGCTCAAGGTCGAGTTCCTTGGCGTTGAGGGCGAGTACAAGGACATACGGGAGAGGTCCTTCGGGCTTGAGCGCTCCATCCAGGACGAGGAGAGGAAGAGCGCGCTCGCCGGGATGAGGGTAGAGGAGCTAAAGAGGGCGGAGGAGCGCCTTTCAACTGAAATTAGCGAGCTTTCAAGCGCAAGGGACGCGGCAGCAGCTGAAATAGAGGCGCTTTCCGCTTCTCTATCGGCCTTGGGGTCAGAGATAGAAGCCGAATCCGGCCTCCTTGCCGGGCATTCGTCGTCATTGGAGAGCATATCGGCCGAGCTAAGGGGCAAGGAAGGGGCGCGCTCAGGGCTGAAGGCAGAATCTCTTAAACTATCCACGAGGCTCACTGAAATACGGCACGCTATACAGAACTGCCTTCGCGAGGAGGAGGACCTTCGCGCAAGGGAAGCGCGCTCCAGAAAAGAGCTTGAGAACGTCTCTATTGAGCTCGCCTCCAAGGAGGGTCCGCTGGGGGCGCTCAAGGCCCGCATAGCCGAGGCGGAATCCGGGAAGGGCGCGATAGAGGCGGAAATAGGGGCCATAAGGTCCAGGCTCGAATCCCTCGAATCCGAGCGGGCCGCAAAAAGCAATGAGGCCCAGAGGGCCAGGGACGAATACTCCAAGGCATCGGCCACGCTCGCCACTCTCGAAGAGATGGAGAGGAACTTCGAAAGCGTAAAGGGCGGGGCAAAGGCCATAATGCAGCGGGCGGACAGGTCGGGCGTCTACGGACTCATTGCCGACTGCATCGAGACAAGCCCAGGATACGAAAAGGCCGTTGAGGCGGTCCTCGCCGACAAGCTCCAGTACGTGCTGGTCGAGAGCGCGAAGGAAGGCATCGAGGCCATAGAGTACCTGAGGTCAAAGGGAGCGGGCAGGGGAAGCTTCGTGCCGGTAAGGGACGCCCGCCCCATGGCGAGCCCTGTTCCGGCCGAGGGCTGGGGCGCTCCCAATATCCGCGCGCTCGGCTCCGAGATGAAGATAAAGAACGGCTACGAGGAGATAGTGAATTATCTCCTGGGTGACGTTTTCCTCGCTGACACTCTTGAGGACGCGCTCTCTGCCTGGAGGGAAAGCGGCGGCTTCCGCGCCTTTGTCACGCCAGAGGGAGACATGATAGACGCGCAGGGCGTCATCACGGGCGGAGGGGCCATCTCCGACGGCGGCATACTCCAGAGGAGGAACGAGACCAGGAAGGTGCGGGCCAGGGCCGGGGAGCTTGAAAAAGCCATAGCCGCCCTTGAAGAGGCGCTACGCTCGGTCCAGGAGTCCATCCAGTCCGAGGGCGCCCGTCTCGAATCCTTAAGGGAAAGGCTCCATGCCGCGGACATAGAAAAAGTTAACCTCTTAAGCGAGCTTAAGAGGGAGGAATCCGAGCTGGAGAGGCTTGGACGCCTTCGGGGCACGCTTCTGGCCGAGGCCTCGCAGGCGGCGGAAAGGCTGCTGCGGATATCCGAAAGAAAGGCCTCGCTCTCTTCGGAGCTGGAAGGGATCGAACGGGAGCTTGCCGAAAAAGAGCGCTCCATAAGCGCCCTATCGGACGAAATAGCCGCGCTCGCCGCAAGAAAAGAAGAGCTCTCGAATATAGTGACCGAGGCCAGGGTGCGGCTTGCGAGCTCCAGAGAGCGCCTGGAGGCTCAGAAGAGGGCGCTTGCCGAGAAAGAGCGCGCGGTAAACGATACCGGGCTTCGGATACAGTCCAGGCAGTCCGACATTGAAAAGGGCCGCGCTGAATCGGAAGAGAAAAAAGAGGAGCTCGCCCTTATAAAGGAGCGGCTCGAAGGCCTCCTCTTGAAGGTCGACGAGATAAAGAAGGAAGAGACGGAAAAGGCTGAGGCGCTCGAGGCCATAACGAGCCAGATAAAGACAGCAGAGCACGAGCTTAAGGAAGTAAAGGCCAGGTATTCAGAGCTCGGCGAGCTCAAGGGCGAACTGACGATAGAGATACGCGAAAAGGAGCTCGCCATCTCGAACCTCATCGAAAGGATGCGGGAGAAGTATTCGTCGGCCGTCGGGGAATTCAGGCCCGCCGAGGGCGAGGCAATCCCGAGCGTCGAGGAACTCGAGGAGAAGCGCTCGGAGATGCGCGAAAAGATAACCTCCCTCGGGGAAGTGAGCCTCTCGGCGCTCGAGGAGTATAACGATCTTGAGCGGAGGCACCAGTTCCTCCTTGACCAGCAGGCCGACCTCACTAAGTCGGTCGAGAGCCTTCATACCGCGATACAGAGGATAAACAGGACGACCCGCGAGAGGTTCAAGACCACCTTCGACGAGATAAACGCGAAGTTCCAGGAGACCTTTCCGAGGTTCTTCAGCGGCGGCAGGGCAGAGCTAAGGCTCACGGACGAATCGGACATACTCGAGGCCGGGGTCGAGATAGTGGCCCAACCCCCGGGCAAGAGGCTCCAGAACATAACGCTACTTTCCGGAGGGGAGAAGGCCCTCACGGCGACCGCGCTCATATTCGCCATATTCCTCATCAAGCCGAGCCCGTTCTGCCTCCTTGACGAGGTGGACGCCCCCCTTGACGACGCGAACATCGACAGGTTCAACCTCTTCGTGAGGGACATGTCGAAGATAAGCCAGTTCCTCCTGATAACACACAATAAAAAGACGATGGAGATGGCCGACTCGCTCTACGGCATCACCATGCAGGAGCCCGGGGTCTCAAAGGTAATTACGCTCAAGTTCTGA
- a CDS encoding LysM peptidoglycan-binding domain-containing protein codes for MGGVGIVLGLFLVFSVAVSWVSGDKEKNRLELTMKERSAKEKQLEEEIKKAKIKFAQDAETLKEIESKLKAEVAEKRKVERALAQEERQRRMLEKAGASVDIEQEREKIRSEVEAKTKQEIASLEERLNAVEEAKKRLEAEMKLKLEEGARKKAEDAWTQAELARAKAQEAATRAGELESKLKELEKAGKEMEGRLQQHEFARMDAERRLQQEKEARDSMEAMLKEAEEALAAARAQTEVVKEAALDEATAKPEPAIVTQEITAEKSAYDNQLIADLENSRNEARARLDESLAALSRLEGEVGSLTAERDQLKKDSVQKEEVITSLRQELEMARESEAGLKKELASLNAVAIEARAKAEAEMKARLEIETAKAAEALSQAELALKQAEEAGKKSAELEIRLAETEKITQAFEATLRQQESLKKEEELKLEKALNEKAAIETRLAEAEEQLKAAIASAEEPASRPETAFVAAEPAGDKGAQEAIEKVADLERSRDEARAALSVLEEELKRLNADRELMAREISGQSGTIEKLRSELEESRKAEAALRGEIEARLAELENARLELAREPGLSSKEESDRARAALEEAELARKSAEEVAARSAALEKKYAELETAKRSMETALREHESARAEAELMLSREKEARDELEARLKEAEESLISARASMDAVSEKSLAEPADTDVPASRDEELEKARKEARAAEEEALSARKEAEAANLIIAELERSRDEARARLEESTASMASLREEMAKIKDESELIKKNESEGAKAVALLKEELKAAQGAEAGLRAEIERLESGSKEALLQQKEREREGLAAKAAALEEKLAAAEAASVKSEEAAKNGLESVAALEKEAARLKEERELAVNKAYKDAQAAASLHAELESQKKRETELVGELEESRQLVEAQKAQLEAEREELSVKAAALEEKLAAAQAAGVKSEEAAKAGLETIAALEKEAARLKEERALAVQEASQKAQAIAALNSELEESKKAGAELRKTSEALAAIPTGTAAPADIDEYPGKIKELETRLAESEAARVKSEEAAKAGMEALASIEKEAARLKEERELTLKEASQGAQAIEALKSELEESKKAVAELRKKSEALAAIPTETVAPADMEESSRKIAELEKRLAETEAARVKSEEAAKAGTEALASIDKGAAKLREEKELAVAKASQEARTAATLRSELETQRKKEAELRGEIEEARNLAAAQTAALKTEREELTAKTAALMEKLAAAEAARMKSEEAAKAELARLGAHNIDLEARNRELEERLKETNTALARAEAAGEVAKELIVKNSELEQKLKEAGLANLQGKASSYVAQKLIERNTELEMKLKKAELALAQSEAARSQAEAIISRNTELASMLKEAEVMLARNSDQAPLLETLNKRNSELETKIMEAEGALAEAEAARFMVEELKARNNELEEKLKAGKGSAADPKAFEELKKARLETESMLRQESEARSSLEARLREAQAAKGAGEAAIKELTLIARETESKLGQEAAARSALEAQLKEALASREANEASFRELKAARAELEARLGEEIESRRVMEARLRDMESTEGARKAAVSELEKALADTREKLSRETDARRRLELEISRISKETELLSRSGMDPAGLARLQDEFANLRTSIARKLKSGDIKSEELIKLMQADDVISFYIVKKGDTLWKIAREDSYGNPWKWPLLYRYNVSRLKNPDLIKPGNVLIIMKNVSEKEARDAVRKAKLRGDWKKWSEGDRKSWLEDWLN; via the coding sequence ATGGGCGGCGTAGGCATAGTACTCGGTCTTTTTCTCGTCTTTTCCGTTGCCGTCTCCTGGGTCTCGGGAGACAAGGAGAAGAACAGGCTCGAGCTCACCATGAAGGAGAGGAGCGCCAAGGAGAAGCAGCTCGAGGAAGAGATAAAGAAGGCCAAGATAAAATTCGCGCAGGACGCCGAGACCCTGAAGGAGATAGAGAGCAAGCTCAAGGCCGAGGTCGCTGAAAAGAGAAAGGTAGAGAGGGCGCTCGCGCAAGAGGAGCGCCAGAGGAGGATGCTCGAGAAGGCGGGCGCGAGCGTAGATATAGAGCAGGAAAGAGAAAAGATCAGGTCAGAAGTAGAGGCCAAGACGAAACAGGAGATAGCAAGCCTCGAAGAAAGATTGAATGCCGTCGAGGAGGCCAAGAAGAGGCTTGAGGCTGAAATGAAGCTCAAGCTCGAGGAGGGGGCCAGGAAGAAGGCCGAGGACGCCTGGACCCAGGCCGAGCTTGCCAGGGCAAAGGCGCAGGAGGCCGCGACGAGGGCCGGCGAGCTGGAATCGAAGCTCAAGGAGCTTGAAAAGGCCGGCAAGGAGATGGAGGGCCGCCTACAGCAGCACGAGTTCGCCAGGATGGATGCCGAGCGCCGCCTTCAGCAGGAAAAAGAGGCCCGGGACTCCATGGAAGCCATGCTCAAGGAGGCTGAAGAGGCCCTTGCAGCGGCACGGGCCCAGACCGAGGTCGTAAAGGAAGCCGCGCTTGACGAGGCTACTGCAAAGCCGGAACCCGCTATAGTCACCCAGGAAATCACCGCAGAAAAATCCGCATACGATAACCAGCTCATCGCCGACCTCGAAAACTCGAGAAACGAGGCCAGGGCAAGGCTTGATGAGAGCCTGGCCGCACTGTCGAGGCTCGAGGGCGAGGTCGGGTCGCTTACCGCTGAAAGAGACCAGCTCAAGAAAGACTCCGTTCAAAAGGAAGAGGTGATAACCTCGCTTCGCCAGGAGCTCGAAATGGCTCGGGAGTCGGAGGCAGGGCTCAAAAAGGAGCTTGCCTCTTTGAATGCCGTTGCAATCGAGGCCAGGGCCAAGGCAGAGGCTGAGATGAAGGCGCGGCTAGAGATCGAGACGGCAAAGGCCGCCGAGGCCCTCAGCCAGGCGGAGCTCGCGCTTAAACAGGCCGAGGAGGCCGGGAAAAAGAGCGCCGAGCTCGAGATACGGCTCGCCGAGACCGAGAAGATAACCCAGGCCTTCGAGGCCACACTCCGCCAGCAGGAATCCCTTAAGAAAGAGGAAGAGCTTAAGCTTGAGAAGGCCCTGAATGAAAAAGCGGCCATTGAGACGAGGCTCGCTGAGGCAGAGGAGCAATTGAAGGCAGCGATCGCTTCGGCGGAGGAGCCCGCTTCCAGGCCGGAGACGGCGTTCGTAGCCGCGGAGCCTGCAGGCGACAAGGGAGCTCAAGAGGCGATTGAAAAAGTCGCGGATCTTGAGAGGTCAAGGGACGAGGCCAGGGCCGCGCTCTCGGTGCTTGAAGAGGAGCTTAAGAGGCTTAACGCCGACCGCGAGCTCATGGCCAGGGAAATTTCCGGCCAGTCCGGGACAATAGAGAAGCTCCGGTCAGAGCTGGAGGAATCGAGAAAGGCCGAGGCGGCCCTCAGGGGCGAGATAGAGGCAAGGCTTGCCGAACTTGAGAACGCGAGGCTTGAGCTGGCCCGGGAGCCGGGGTTGAGCAGCAAAGAGGAATCCGACAGGGCCAGAGCGGCATTGGAAGAGGCAGAGCTTGCCAGGAAGAGCGCGGAAGAAGTAGCAGCCAGGAGCGCGGCCCTGGAGAAGAAATACGCGGAGCTCGAGACCGCGAAGAGGTCCATGGAGACCGCGCTTCGCGAGCACGAATCAGCCAGGGCCGAGGCCGAGCTTATGCTCTCGCGTGAAAAAGAGGCAAGGGACGAGCTCGAGGCGAGGCTTAAGGAAGCCGAGGAGTCGCTTATATCGGCAAGGGCCTCGATGGACGCGGTAAGCGAGAAATCCCTGGCGGAACCCGCTGATACGGACGTTCCGGCCTCAAGGGATGAGGAGCTGGAAAAGGCCAGGAAGGAAGCAAGGGCGGCGGAGGAGGAAGCACTTTCCGCCCGGAAAGAGGCAGAAGCCGCAAACCTCATAATAGCCGAGCTCGAGAGGTCAAGGGACGAGGCCAGGGCAAGGCTCGAAGAGAGCACCGCTTCAATGGCGTCGCTCCGTGAGGAGATGGCGAAGATAAAGGACGAGTCGGAGCTTATAAAGAAGAACGAGTCCGAAGGGGCTAAGGCAGTGGCCCTCCTCAAGGAGGAGCTTAAAGCGGCGCAGGGGGCCGAGGCCGGGCTCAGGGCGGAAATCGAAAGGCTTGAATCCGGCTCCAAAGAGGCGCTCCTCCAACAAAAAGAGAGGGAGCGGGAAGGGCTGGCAGCAAAGGCCGCCGCACTTGAGGAGAAGCTCGCGGCCGCCGAAGCGGCCAGTGTGAAATCCGAAGAGGCCGCGAAGAACGGTCTTGAGTCGGTTGCCGCGCTTGAAAAAGAAGCCGCAAGGCTTAAGGAGGAAAGGGAGCTTGCGGTAAATAAGGCGTATAAGGATGCCCAGGCAGCTGCCTCCCTTCATGCTGAACTCGAATCTCAAAAGAAGAGAGAGACCGAGCTTGTGGGCGAGCTCGAGGAGTCGAGGCAGCTCGTTGAGGCTCAAAAGGCCCAACTTGAAGCTGAGAGGGAAGAGCTGTCAGTGAAGGCCGCCGCACTTGAGGAGAAACTCGCGGCCGCCCAAGCGGCCGGTGTGAAATCCGAAGAGGCCGCGAAGGCCGGGCTTGAAACCATTGCCGCGCTCGAAAAAGAGGCCGCAAGGCTCAAGGAGGAAAGGGCGCTTGCTGTTCAAGAGGCCTCTCAGAAGGCCCAGGCAATTGCCGCCCTTAATAGCGAGCTTGAAGAGTCGAAAAAGGCCGGGGCTGAACTCAGAAAAACATCAGAGGCGCTGGCCGCCATACCCACTGGAACCGCAGCCCCGGCGGACATTGACGAGTATCCAGGGAAAATAAAGGAGCTTGAGACGAGGCTTGCCGAGTCAGAGGCGGCCCGCGTGAAATCCGAAGAGGCGGCAAAGGCCGGAATGGAAGCCCTCGCCTCTATTGAAAAAGAGGCGGCAAGGCTCAAGGAGGAAAGGGAGCTTACTCTTAAAGAGGCCTCGCAAGGGGCCCAGGCAATTGAGGCCCTTAAGAGCGAGCTTGAGGAGTCGAAAAAAGCCGTGGCCGAGCTCAGGAAAAAATCAGAGGCGTTGGCCGCCATCCCCACTGAAACCGTGGCCCCGGCGGACATGGAGGAGTCTTCAAGGAAAATTGCCGAGCTTGAGAAGAGGCTTGCAGAGACAGAGGCGGCCCGCGTGAAATCAGAAGAGGCGGCAAAGGCCGGAACGGAAGCTCTCGCCTCGATTGATAAGGGGGCCGCAAAGCTTAGGGAGGAGAAGGAGCTTGCGGTAGCTAAGGCGTCTCAGGAGGCCCGGACAGCGGCTACACTCCGAAGCGAACTCGAAACTCAAAGGAAGAAAGAGGCCGAGCTTAGAGGAGAGATCGAGGAGGCGAGGAACCTCGCAGCCGCTCAAACGGCCGCGCTAAAAACGGAGCGGGAAGAGCTGACAGCAAAAACTGCCGCCCTTATGGAGAAGCTCGCGGCCGCCGAAGCGGCCCGCATGAAATCAGAAGAGGCCGCGAAGGCCGAGCTTGCGAGGCTCGGCGCCCACAATATTGACCTCGAGGCCAGGAACCGGGAGCTCGAGGAAAGGCTCAAGGAGACGAATACCGCGCTTGCCAGGGCCGAGGCCGCGGGCGAGGTCGCAAAGGAGCTCATCGTAAAGAATTCAGAGCTCGAGCAGAAGCTCAAGGAGGCCGGCCTTGCGAATCTCCAAGGCAAGGCGTCGAGCTATGTTGCGCAGAAACTAATAGAGCGTAATACAGAGCTCGAGATGAAGCTTAAGAAGGCGGAGCTCGCGCTCGCTCAGTCGGAAGCGGCAAGGAGCCAGGCCGAAGCCATAATCAGCAGGAACACCGAGCTCGCCTCCATGCTGAAGGAAGCGGAGGTGATGCTCGCGAGGAATAGCGACCAGGCGCCGCTCCTTGAGACCCTGAACAAGAGGAATTCGGAGCTCGAGACAAAGATAATGGAGGCCGAGGGGGCGCTTGCCGAGGCCGAGGCAGCCCGCTTCATGGTCGAGGAGCTTAAGGCAAGGAATAACGAGCTTGAGGAAAAGCTCAAGGCCGGCAAAGGAAGCGCCGCGGACCCCAAGGCCTTTGAGGAGCTCAAGAAGGCAAGGCTTGAAACCGAGTCTATGCTCAGGCAGGAATCCGAGGCCCGGAGCTCGCTTGAGGCGCGGCTGCGCGAGGCCCAGGCGGCCAAGGGCGCGGGCGAGGCGGCAATAAAGGAGCTTACGCTCATTGCCAGAGAGACCGAGAGTAAGCTCGGCCAGGAAGCCGCCGCAAGGAGCGCGCTTGAGGCCCAGCTCAAGGAGGCGCTTGCATCGAGGGAGGCCAATGAGGCCTCGTTCAGGGAACTAAAGGCCGCGAGAGCGGAGCTGGAGGCCCGGCTCGGAGAGGAGATCGAGTCCAGGCGAGTGATGGAGGCGCGCTTAAGGGACATGGAGTCGACCGAGGGCGCGCGGAAGGCGGCAGTGTCAGAGCTTGAAAAGGCGCTCGCCGACACAAGGGAAAAGCTCTCCAGGGAAACGGATGCGCGCAGGCGCCTCGAGCTCGAGATCTCCAGAATCAGCAAGGAGACGGAGCTCCTTTCAAGGTCAGGCATGGACCCGGCCGGGCTCGCGAGGCTCCAGGACGAGTTCGCAAACCTCCGGACGAGCATCGCCAGGAAGCTCAAGTCAGGCGACATAAAGAGCGAGGAGCTCATTAAGCTCATGCAGGCCGACGATGTCATAAGCTTCTACATCGTAAAGAAGGGCGATACGCTCTGGAAGATCGCCAGGGAGGATTCCTACGGGAACCCCTGGAAATGGCCGCTCCTTTATAGGTATAACGTGTCGAGGCTCAAGAATCCCGACCTCATAAAGCCCGGGAACGTATTGATAATCATGAAGAACGTAAGCGAGAAAGAGGCGAGGGACGCGGTCCGGAAGGCAAAGCTCAGAGGGGACTGGAAGAAATGGTCGGAGGGCGACAGAAAGTCCTGGCTCGAAGACTGGCTGAACTGA
- the aroD gene encoding type I 3-dehydroquinate dehydratase, with the protein MSSRGLGKARTAAVITGGATDSAARKAVSGGAGLLEARIDTFRSLDPGSISSSLKRLKEITGLPIILTIRSRAEGGMARLTESERLGLFRELIPYADYVDIEARSSGIFKDVVKSAKGKRKKVIASYHNFRTTPGDTKLNEIIESGRSAGADIIKLATLVDSPGDLRRLARLLFDHKDLIVIGMGALGAASRVFFPIIGSLVTYGSVSGKTAPGQLSLGALKKEFERYGF; encoded by the coding sequence ATGTCATCCAGGGGTCTTGGAAAGGCCAGGACTGCCGCCGTCATTACTGGAGGGGCCACCGATTCCGCAGCCAGGAAAGCGGTCTCGGGCGGGGCAGGCCTTCTGGAGGCAAGGATTGACACCTTCCGCTCGCTCGACCCCGGGTCTATTTCCTCTTCGCTTAAAAGATTGAAAGAAATCACCGGGTTGCCAATTATCCTCACCATAAGGAGCAGGGCAGAGGGCGGAATGGCCCGGCTGACCGAAAGTGAAAGGCTCGGACTTTTCAGAGAGCTTATCCCGTACGCGGACTACGTCGATATAGAGGCGCGCTCAAGCGGAATATTCAAAGATGTGGTAAAATCTGCCAAAGGGAAAAGAAAAAAGGTCATAGCCTCCTATCATAACTTCAGGACCACACCCGGTGATACAAAGCTTAATGAAATCATCGAGTCAGGCCGCTCTGCGGGCGCTGATATAATAAAACTGGCTACGTTAGTGGACTCGCCGGGAGACCTGAGGAGGCTTGCCCGGCTTCTTTTCGATCATAAAGACCTGATAGTGATCGGCATGGGCGCCCTGGGAGCCGCCTCAAGGGTCTTTTTCCCTATAATAGGCTCTCTTGTGACGTACGGCTCGGTCTCAGGGAAGACGGCTCCTGGCCAGCTCTCCCTTGGGGCACTTAAAAAGGAATTCGAGCGTTACGGGTTTTGA
- the gap gene encoding type I glyceraldehyde-3-phosphate dehydrogenase: protein MVRVAINGFGRIGRNILRASLGNLDKIEFVCINDVTDAPTLAHLLKYDSVFGKIPAEISVKGSSLILNGKEIKVTAERDPAKLPWKELNVDIALECTGLFTSRDKAEAHITAGAKKVIISAPAKNEDITICLGVNHESYDPKKHNIISNASCTTNCLAPVAKVLNDRFGIVKGLMTTVHAYTNDQRILDLPHKDLRRARAAALSMIPTSTGAAKAVSLVLPELKGRLDGMAIRVPVPTVSVVDLTAELSKAATADDINSAFLEASNSSLKGVLEYTEELLVSVDFKGNPHSSIFDAQATKVIGEKMAKVLAWYDNEWGFSCRMRDVVLYMAGKGL, encoded by the coding sequence ATGGTAAGGGTCGCGATTAACGGGTTCGGACGCATCGGGAGGAATATACTCAGGGCCTCACTCGGCAATCTTGACAAGATCGAGTTCGTCTGTATAAACGACGTTACGGACGCCCCTACCCTTGCCCATCTCCTTAAATACGACTCGGTTTTCGGCAAGATTCCCGCCGAGATATCCGTAAAGGGCAGCTCGCTCATACTGAACGGCAAGGAAATAAAGGTTACCGCCGAAAGGGACCCGGCAAAGCTCCCCTGGAAAGAACTGAATGTCGATATCGCCCTCGAGTGCACCGGCCTTTTCACCAGCCGGGACAAGGCTGAGGCGCACATCACTGCCGGGGCCAAAAAGGTCATCATATCCGCACCGGCAAAGAACGAGGACATAACCATATGTCTCGGTGTCAACCACGAGAGCTATGACCCCAAGAAACACAATATAATATCAAACGCCTCCTGCACGACAAACTGCCTTGCGCCTGTAGCAAAGGTGCTTAACGACAGGTTCGGCATCGTGAAGGGCCTCATGACCACCGTCCACGCCTACACCAACGACCAGAGGATCCTCGACCTGCCGCACAAGGACCTCCGGAGGGCCAGGGCCGCCGCTCTTTCGATGATACCCACCTCCACCGGCGCCGCCAAGGCGGTCTCGCTAGTGCTCCCCGAGCTCAAGGGCAGGCTCGACGGCATGGCCATAAGAGTGCCGGTTCCGACGGTGTCGGTTGTGGACCTGACTGCCGAGCTCTCGAAGGCCGCTACGGCGGACGATATAAATTCAGCTTTTCTGGAGGCCTCCAATTCTTCCCTTAAAGGGGTGCTCGAGTACACTGAGGAGCTCCTCGTCTCTGTTGATTTCAAAGGCAACCCCCATTCCTCCATATTCGACGCACAGGCCACCAAGGTAATAGGCGAGAAGATGGCAAAGGTCCTGGCCTGGTATGACAACGAATGGGGCTTCTCCTGCAGGATGCGGGACGTGGTGCTCTACATGGCCGGCAAGGGCCTTTAA